A window of the Streptomyces formicae genome harbors these coding sequences:
- a CDS encoding putative baseplate assembly protein: protein MNEPTTELICRTDGRRALVRAARLGGVDAVEAGDDGLTLTVTFLGKAPEGLCPENVRIDGGRRITGIEAVEVSVEREEDPELDDRLLVTLDRTGDTSVYRLSVVDTDPYGRPGTEPFPGFDQRYFSAEFAFLPDCPVPFDCADELPDEPPAHSPTPVVDYTARDYDTIRGLILDRLALTAPGWTERNAADLGTTLVELLAHTADRISYQQDAVATEAYLDTARRRVSVRRHVRLIDYPMHDGVNARAFVAVETGRELTLAPGTFRFAAVDVRTPGPRDRPELGAVIDDGDLAMLDERGAVEVFEPVVNGEPLVLRPAHNTVRFWTWGGEMCALPKGATAATLRDEWTDEECTARALELAPGDLLLIEEVRGPRSGTPGDADPAHRQAVRLTSVTPAVDRPADQPVLEVTWAPEDALAFPVCLSTRGGPRCEPVEDVSVARGNVVLADHGRSLFFGGGTPETVTVPPAPAVLGSCDPSGFGCWDGDPGNETAGLITARLDQTRGGRLLTAGQIRELFAVVGEDATVRAGLGLELAGRRREKVVPGTAYAQAEALETLLAQVVYPGIAPRFRPVLHHSPVVQSVPFPEPRHVSAGQAERLAAIPARARARLVELWRSARDGDGLAEPEIAELSVVFGLRVLERLELHRHPVRALRELLHRSERLLAAKVRRLDVLTARARAGAVLDAAITWEIAQSWGPAYAAGLHPDEPVLRGPATAFVADPRSALPAVTVVDGDASWVPRRDLLGSGPRDRHVVGELEDDGRLALRFGDGRHGAPPRPGARLELRYRLGGGTAGNVGAEAINHLVLRRDPEESDAGPMPVAGVRNPLPAVGGTEPEPLEQVRRLAPLDLRRSRLRAVTAEDYAALASGLPGVQRAAAELRWTGSVQEAHVAIDALGSGDASPELLDSVAYALESYRRIGHDLVVAPARHVPLDIALTVCATPGHQHGQILAELYRLLGSRRLPGGRLGFFHPDALAFGEPVRLSRLVAVAAAVQGVASVRVTRLTRLFHEDPHDDTALEAGVLRLGPLEIARCDNDPDRPELGRLSIELGGGAR from the coding sequence ATGAACGAGCCGACCACGGAGCTGATCTGCCGTACGGACGGCAGGCGCGCGCTGGTGCGCGCGGCGCGGCTCGGCGGGGTGGACGCCGTCGAGGCCGGGGACGACGGGCTGACGCTGACGGTCACCTTCCTCGGCAAGGCCCCGGAGGGGCTCTGCCCGGAGAACGTCCGTATCGACGGCGGGCGCCGGATCACCGGCATCGAGGCCGTCGAGGTGTCCGTCGAGCGCGAGGAGGACCCCGAGCTCGACGACCGGCTCCTCGTGACGCTCGACCGCACCGGCGACACCTCGGTGTACCGGCTCTCGGTCGTGGACACCGATCCGTACGGCCGGCCGGGCACGGAGCCCTTCCCGGGCTTCGACCAGCGGTACTTCTCGGCCGAGTTCGCCTTCCTGCCCGACTGCCCGGTCCCCTTCGACTGCGCGGACGAGCTGCCCGACGAGCCGCCGGCGCACTCCCCCACCCCGGTCGTCGACTACACGGCGCGCGACTACGACACGATCCGGGGGCTGATCCTGGACCGGCTGGCACTGACCGCGCCCGGCTGGACCGAGCGCAACGCCGCCGATCTCGGTACGACGCTGGTGGAGCTGCTCGCCCACACCGCCGACCGGATCAGCTACCAGCAGGACGCGGTGGCGACGGAGGCGTATCTCGACACGGCACGCCGGCGGGTCTCCGTACGGCGCCATGTGCGGCTCATCGACTACCCGATGCACGACGGCGTCAACGCCCGTGCGTTCGTCGCGGTCGAGACCGGGCGCGAACTGACGCTGGCGCCGGGCACGTTCCGCTTCGCCGCCGTCGATGTGCGCACGCCCGGCCCGCGGGACCGGCCGGAGCTCGGTGCCGTCATCGACGACGGCGATCTGGCGATGCTGGACGAGCGCGGCGCCGTGGAGGTCTTCGAACCGGTGGTCAACGGTGAGCCGCTGGTGCTGCGCCCCGCGCACAACACGGTCCGCTTCTGGACCTGGGGCGGCGAGATGTGCGCGCTGCCCAAGGGCGCCACCGCGGCGACGCTGCGGGACGAGTGGACGGACGAGGAGTGCACGGCGCGGGCCCTGGAGCTCGCGCCGGGTGATCTGCTGCTGATCGAGGAAGTGCGGGGGCCGCGCTCCGGGACGCCCGGCGACGCCGATCCGGCGCACCGGCAGGCCGTCCGCCTCACCTCGGTCACCCCGGCCGTGGACCGGCCGGCGGACCAGCCGGTGCTGGAGGTCACCTGGGCGCCCGAGGACGCGCTCGCCTTCCCGGTCTGCCTCTCGACGCGCGGCGGCCCGCGCTGCGAGCCCGTCGAGGACGTGAGCGTCGCGCGCGGCAATGTCGTCCTCGCCGACCACGGCCGCTCGCTGTTCTTCGGCGGTGGGACGCCCGAGACGGTGACCGTGCCGCCCGCGCCGGCCGTCCTCGGCTCCTGCGATCCGTCCGGCTTCGGATGCTGGGACGGCGACCCGGGCAACGAGACCGCCGGGCTCATCACCGCCCGGCTCGACCAGACCCGCGGCGGCCGGCTGCTGACCGCCGGTCAGATACGGGAGCTGTTCGCCGTCGTCGGCGAGGACGCGACCGTACGCGCCGGGCTCGGCCTGGAACTGGCCGGACGGCGCCGCGAGAAGGTCGTGCCGGGCACGGCCTACGCGCAGGCGGAGGCTCTGGAGACGCTGCTGGCGCAGGTCGTCTACCCGGGCATCGCGCCCCGCTTCCGGCCGGTGCTGCACCACTCCCCCGTCGTCCAGTCCGTGCCGTTCCCCGAGCCGCGCCATGTCTCGGCCGGGCAGGCGGAGCGGCTGGCGGCGATCCCGGCCCGTGCGCGGGCGCGGCTGGTGGAGCTGTGGCGCAGCGCCCGCGACGGCGACGGGCTCGCGGAGCCGGAGATCGCCGAGCTGTCCGTGGTGTTCGGGCTGCGGGTGCTGGAACGGCTGGAGCTGCACCGCCATCCGGTGCGTGCGCTGCGGGAGCTGCTGCACCGCAGCGAGCGGCTGCTGGCCGCGAAGGTGCGCCGGCTCGACGTGCTGACGGCCCGGGCGCGCGCGGGTGCGGTGCTGGACGCCGCCATCACCTGGGAGATCGCCCAGAGCTGGGGTCCCGCCTACGCGGCCGGGCTGCATCCGGACGAGCCGGTGCTGCGCGGTCCCGCCACCGCCTTCGTCGCGGATCCGCGCTCCGCGCTGCCCGCCGTGACGGTCGTGGACGGCGACGCGTCCTGGGTCCCGAGGCGGGATCTGCTGGGCAGCGGCCCGCGGGACCGGCATGTCGTCGGCGAGCTGGAGGACGACGGCCGGCTCGCCCTGCGCTTCGGTGACGGACGGCACGGCGCCCCGCCGCGGCCCGGGGCCAGGCTGGAGCTGCGCTACCGGCTGGGCGGGGGCACGGCGGGCAACGTCGGCGCCGAGGCCATCAACCATCTGGTGCTCCGCCGCGACCCCGAGGAGTCCGACGCCGGGCCGATGCCGGTGGCGGGCGTACGCAATCCGCTGCCCGCCGTCGGGGGCACGGAGCCCGAACCCCTGGAGCAGGTGCGCCGGCTGGCACCGCTCGATCTGCGGCGCTCGCGGCTGCGGGCCGTCACGGCCGAGGACTACGCGGCGCTGGCATCCGGACTCCCCGGAGTGCAGCGGGCCGCCGCCGAGCTGCGCTGGACCGGCAGCGTGCAGGAGGCGCACGTCGCGATCGACGCGCTCGGCTCGGGTGACGCGTCGCCCGAGCTGCTCGACTCGGTCGCGTACGCCCTGGAGAGCTACCGGCGGATCGGACACGACCTGGTGGTGGCTCCGGCCAGGCACGTCCCGCTGGACATCGCGCTCACGGTCTGCGCGACGCCGGGCCATCAGCACGGGCAGATCCTCGCCGAGCTGTACCGGCTCCTCGGCAGCCGCCGGCTGCCCGGCGGCCGGCTCGGCTTCTTCCACCCCGACGCGCTGGCCTTCGGTGAACCGGTGCGGCTGAGCCGGCTGGTGGCCGTCGCGGCGGCCGTGCAGGGCGTCGCGAGCGTGCGGGTGACCCGGCTGACCCGGCTCTTCCACGAAGATCCACACGACGACACGGCACTGGAGGCAGGCGTGCTGCGGCTCGGCCCGCTGGAGATCGCGCGTTGCGACAACGACCCCGACCGGCCCGAGCTGGGCCGGCTGTCGATCGAACTCGGCGGAGGCGCCCGATGA
- a CDS encoding GPW/gp25 family protein, which produces MRTRTVRTDIAFPFRADRRGRTAHAAYDEHVRDLIEQLLFTSPGERVMRPDFGCGLLDLVFTPNSPELASALELSVQAALQRWLGELIEVEALDVVSEENVVRVYLRYAVRSTGSRRDEVFEGSGPA; this is translated from the coding sequence GTGAGGACGAGGACCGTACGCACCGACATCGCCTTTCCGTTCCGCGCCGACCGCCGCGGGCGCACCGCGCACGCCGCGTACGACGAACATGTCCGCGATCTGATCGAGCAGTTGCTGTTCACCAGCCCCGGTGAGCGCGTGATGCGTCCCGACTTCGGCTGCGGGCTGCTCGATCTGGTCTTCACGCCCAACAGCCCGGAACTGGCCTCCGCGCTGGAGCTTTCGGTGCAGGCCGCGCTCCAGCGCTGGCTGGGCGAGCTGATCGAGGTGGAGGCCCTGGACGTGGTGAGCGAGGAGAACGTGGTCCGGGTGTATCTGCGCTATGCGGTGCGCTCCACCGGGAGCCGGCGCGACGAGGTCTTCGAGGGGAGCGGGCCGGCATGA
- a CDS encoding eCIS core domain-containing protein, with product MSTSHAQEGRSDQQSAKRRKCKDRAGSRAPEPKNIVSGAGQPLDLSVRRELEEQLGHDFGRVRLHTGRDASALTEMLGADAVAVGQDIFFREGAYRPGTADGQRLLAHELLHTVQNPDGLGALRAGRDLGAVSLPQQAIEREAESAARSLVREQEPAAPEVERDGATPGWLRYATVDADRHRMEQLDPATLVDRLANGVLRSLRGDPADLSGRVRLELARLSPQLQDSVLDRLETRLLAPEYDRLLDLAERADAGPPELQPAGVPEPETDLFAELGVERTRWERKEEADRGAENRRAEDAREEQRDARARDEEQGGDRSRARTDAAAEDQEAAQRTEQEDERARSRERAEQEQAQEEEKQDQDRQRVDEAADERTQDRQEGAEQAKEERKAQRDREEKDPEQADAPGADKRKRKDDATKAAEGSKREEVDPRAKERPGPVRPEKVDERAEQADSALSEHGLHEKDEDEDEPREEEKPLGLEAGAEREIGGGDDGVRDQGGAGGHETELKPEDYLPETDLDLSSVPTSGRTAPGAAEPPVPAFPSPPPTKAERVEQQRESEAREADEDDSAPESKAPGEDEGPVEGEAPQPEGGPAAQAQDRSAKDLQPDKPTDQEVGPDPATTEKDRQEPEAEKNDPAQQQDQDGKADADESPGDGEEKPDAEDAQDEQQELTDRGREKQRGAQAQPLGTGVDGMSALSTGTGASPGQAATRPAGAQTQKAPVEDRNPSPAARRDAEPPKSEREAPGPRSRITKETGPGAAPHGSVGGSSSTGPTAAAGPGAAPSAAQAAVSPAGEQADTPGKMGAPAPEGAKAQPEASLEKDGGGCAPPEPAAEKEEGGGSCGGGGGGEAAPEEKQPEPPDVSGQDPKAAVATVGKLAPDQAAAAMPGVDRAADKKVGEEQKRLDAAPPERERPSGAPRTQSGTPEAAAPAAQVTGKVEKLGPQDQGDRQRAKGSEKAQGAKPTDSTPAPPVPAAGKELSAEDAQSFDAAADAVPTVDPELRNKTVGPAPKIRLEGASDPTRTDDQAKALKEKQSDIHRTGREDAAKPMGEDQIFPDAPRERLVGKAGGRASGKGGAAGLAAGSAPKPGVGAVAKQERGAEIQGATGQAQGDLAAKEKEQQQGEQRAKQEKQTEIDREVTRNAEKQTAERGRAAEEAGRERESWRKEQDQKIEEADKDSEKEHTAKNKEIVKARDDKDKEVGDRKDKDNAQIDTERDKAEKEAEKKKEENKPSGASSAGSPTR from the coding sequence ATGAGCACGTCGCACGCGCAGGAGGGCCGCTCCGACCAGCAGTCGGCCAAGCGCCGCAAGTGCAAGGACCGCGCGGGGTCCCGCGCGCCGGAGCCGAAGAACATCGTCAGCGGCGCGGGACAGCCGCTCGATCTGAGCGTACGGCGCGAGCTGGAGGAGCAGCTCGGTCACGACTTCGGCCGGGTACGGCTGCACACCGGGCGGGACGCGAGCGCGCTCACCGAGATGCTGGGCGCGGACGCGGTCGCGGTCGGCCAGGACATCTTCTTCCGCGAGGGGGCATACCGGCCGGGCACGGCGGACGGGCAGCGGCTCCTCGCCCACGAACTGCTGCACACGGTCCAGAACCCGGACGGCCTGGGCGCGTTGCGCGCGGGCCGCGACCTCGGCGCGGTGAGCCTGCCGCAGCAGGCGATCGAGCGCGAGGCGGAGTCGGCGGCCCGGTCCCTCGTACGGGAGCAGGAGCCGGCGGCGCCCGAGGTGGAGCGGGACGGGGCGACACCCGGCTGGCTGCGCTACGCCACGGTCGACGCGGACCGCCACCGCATGGAGCAGCTGGACCCGGCGACCCTGGTGGACCGGCTGGCGAACGGGGTGCTGCGGTCGCTGCGCGGCGACCCCGCGGACCTGTCGGGGCGGGTGCGGCTGGAACTGGCCCGGCTCTCACCGCAGTTGCAGGACTCGGTGCTGGACCGGCTGGAGACCCGGCTGCTCGCGCCCGAGTACGACCGCCTCCTCGACCTGGCCGAGCGGGCGGACGCAGGACCGCCGGAACTCCAGCCGGCCGGGGTCCCCGAACCCGAGACCGATCTCTTCGCGGAGCTGGGTGTCGAACGCACCCGGTGGGAGCGCAAGGAGGAGGCCGATCGGGGTGCGGAGAACCGGCGGGCCGAGGACGCACGCGAGGAGCAGCGGGACGCCAGGGCGCGCGACGAGGAGCAGGGCGGCGACCGGAGCAGGGCGCGCACGGACGCGGCGGCCGAGGACCAGGAGGCCGCGCAGCGCACGGAGCAGGAGGACGAGCGCGCCCGCTCCCGCGAGCGGGCCGAGCAGGAGCAGGCGCAGGAGGAGGAGAAGCAGGACCAGGACCGGCAGCGGGTCGACGAGGCCGCCGACGAGCGGACGCAGGACCGGCAGGAGGGCGCCGAGCAGGCCAAGGAGGAGCGCAAGGCCCAGCGCGACCGCGAGGAGAAGGACCCCGAGCAGGCCGACGCCCCCGGTGCGGACAAGCGCAAGCGCAAGGACGACGCGACGAAGGCGGCGGAGGGGTCGAAGCGGGAGGAGGTCGACCCCAGGGCGAAGGAGCGGCCCGGTCCCGTGCGCCCGGAGAAGGTGGACGAGCGCGCCGAGCAGGCGGACAGCGCGCTGTCCGAGCACGGTCTGCACGAGAAGGACGAGGACGAGGACGAACCGCGCGAGGAGGAGAAGCCGCTCGGTCTGGAGGCGGGCGCGGAGCGGGAGATCGGCGGCGGGGACGACGGCGTCCGGGACCAGGGCGGTGCGGGCGGGCACGAGACGGAACTCAAGCCCGAGGACTACCTGCCGGAGACCGACCTGGACCTGTCCTCCGTACCGACCTCGGGCCGGACTGCGCCTGGGGCCGCGGAACCGCCCGTTCCCGCTTTCCCTTCACCGCCACCGACCAAGGCGGAGCGGGTCGAGCAGCAGCGGGAGAGCGAGGCCCGGGAGGCGGACGAGGACGACAGCGCGCCCGAGTCGAAGGCGCCGGGCGAGGACGAGGGCCCTGTCGAGGGCGAGGCGCCCCAGCCCGAGGGCGGGCCTGCGGCTCAGGCCCAGGACCGCAGTGCCAAGGACCTCCAGCCGGATAAGCCGACGGACCAGGAGGTCGGCCCCGACCCGGCGACCACCGAGAAGGACCGACAAGAGCCGGAGGCCGAGAAGAACGACCCCGCGCAGCAGCAGGACCAGGACGGCAAGGCGGACGCGGACGAGAGTCCCGGCGACGGCGAGGAGAAGCCGGACGCCGAGGATGCGCAGGACGAGCAGCAGGAGCTGACGGACCGCGGCCGGGAGAAGCAACGGGGCGCACAGGCGCAGCCGCTGGGAACCGGCGTGGACGGGATGTCCGCCCTTTCCACGGGGACCGGCGCCTCGCCCGGCCAGGCGGCGACGCGCCCTGCCGGGGCACAGACGCAGAAGGCGCCCGTCGAGGACCGCAATCCCTCTCCCGCCGCACGGCGCGACGCCGAGCCCCCGAAGTCCGAGCGGGAGGCGCCGGGGCCCAGGAGCCGGATCACCAAGGAGACCGGTCCCGGCGCGGCGCCCCACGGCTCGGTCGGCGGCAGCTCATCCACGGGTCCGACGGCCGCGGCAGGTCCTGGCGCCGCGCCGTCCGCAGCGCAGGCGGCAGTGAGCCCCGCGGGCGAACAGGCCGACACCCCAGGCAAGATGGGCGCGCCCGCGCCGGAGGGCGCCAAGGCGCAGCCCGAGGCGTCGCTGGAGAAGGACGGCGGCGGCTGCGCCCCGCCGGAGCCCGCGGCGGAGAAGGAGGAGGGCGGGGGCAGCTGCGGTGGCGGAGGCGGCGGCGAGGCGGCTCCCGAGGAGAAGCAGCCCGAGCCGCCGGACGTCTCCGGCCAGGACCCCAAGGCCGCCGTCGCCACGGTCGGCAAGCTCGCTCCGGACCAGGCCGCTGCCGCGATGCCCGGTGTGGACCGCGCGGCGGACAAGAAGGTCGGTGAGGAGCAGAAGCGCCTCGACGCCGCCCCTCCCGAGCGGGAGCGTCCCTCGGGTGCGCCGCGTACGCAGTCGGGGACGCCGGAGGCGGCCGCGCCCGCCGCCCAGGTGACGGGCAAGGTCGAGAAGCTCGGGCCGCAGGACCAGGGCGACAGGCAGCGGGCCAAGGGCAGCGAGAAGGCCCAGGGCGCGAAGCCCACCGACAGCACTCCCGCGCCGCCGGTCCCGGCGGCCGGCAAGGAGCTGAGCGCCGAGGACGCCCAGAGCTTCGACGCGGCCGCCGACGCGGTCCCGACGGTCGACCCCGAGCTGCGCAACAAGACCGTCGGCCCCGCGCCCAAGATCAGGCTCGAAGGCGCGAGCGACCCCACGCGCACGGACGACCAGGCCAAGGCCCTCAAGGAGAAGCAGTCCGACATCCACCGCACCGGCCGCGAGGACGCGGCCAAGCCGATGGGCGAGGACCAGATCTTCCCCGACGCGCCGCGGGAGCGGCTGGTCGGCAAGGCGGGCGGCCGTGCGAGCGGCAAGGGCGGCGCGGCCGGGCTCGCGGCGGGCAGCGCGCCCAAGCCCGGGGTGGGGGCGGTCGCCAAGCAGGAGCGCGGCGCAGAGATCCAGGGCGCCACCGGTCAGGCGCAGGGCGACCTGGCCGCCAAGGAGAAGGAACAGCAGCAGGGCGAGCAACGGGCCAAGCAGGAGAAGCAGACCGAGATCGACCGTGAGGTCACCCGGAACGCGGAGAAGCAGACGGCCGAGCGCGGCCGGGCGGCCGAGGAGGCCGGGCGCGAGCGCGAGAGCTGGCGCAAGGAGCAGGACCAGAAGATCGAGGAGGCCGACAAGGACTCCGAGAAGGAACACACCGCCAAGAACAAGGAGATCGTCAAGGCCCGCGACGACAAGGACAAGGAGGTCGGCGACCGGAAGGACAAGGACAACGCGCAGATCGACACGGAGCGCGACAAGGCGGAGAAGGAGGCCGAGAAGAAGAAGGAGGAGAACAAGCCCTCGGGGGCTTCTTCGGCTGGGTCGCCGACAAGGTGA
- a CDS encoding phage baseplate assembly protein V, with the protein MAAPNNRFLGKFRGRVIDNKDPLRLGRITAQVPDVLGDEASTWALPCLPFTGRRSGQYVVPEIGAGVWMEFEQGDPSFPIWTGSWYGDAAELPPRASAELPASQPVVIQTPGDHKLVMSDVPGGTGILLEARGGAYIRIDEKGVTVGTGKGASIVLIGDEVNINEGRLIVPKKR; encoded by the coding sequence ATGGCGGCACCGAACAACCGCTTCCTCGGCAAGTTCCGGGGCCGGGTGATCGACAACAAGGACCCGCTCAGGCTCGGACGCATCACGGCACAGGTGCCGGACGTGCTCGGCGACGAGGCGTCCACGTGGGCGCTGCCGTGTCTCCCGTTCACCGGACGCCGGTCGGGCCAGTACGTCGTGCCCGAGATCGGAGCCGGTGTGTGGATGGAGTTCGAGCAGGGCGATCCGAGCTTCCCGATCTGGACGGGGAGCTGGTACGGGGACGCCGCCGAGCTGCCGCCGCGGGCGAGCGCCGAGCTGCCCGCCTCGCAGCCCGTCGTCATCCAGACGCCGGGCGATCACAAGCTGGTGATGTCGGACGTGCCGGGCGGTACGGGGATTCTGCTGGAGGCCAGGGGCGGTGCGTACATCCGGATCGACGAGAAGGGCGTGACCGTCGGCACCGGCAAGGGCGCGTCGATCGTGCTGATCGGCGACGAGGTCAACATCAACGAGGGCCGGCTGATCGTGCCCAAGAAGCGCTAG